Proteins found in one Paenibacillus borealis genomic segment:
- a CDS encoding LysR family transcriptional regulator translates to MNLVKLQIVVLIEKYKKVTDVAAEMGLKQPTVSFHMKSLESELGASLFQFRSGRVLLTDAGRALYQYAVRIVSLTAEAERTVKQFTSLASGNLELTASDIPGNYLVPKLLSQFTGLHDGIDVFLSILPDDAVRERLRSREIQLAVLHSADGQDDSFHTQVIARDETVLVFAPGHPFAGAEEITVEAAAREPWVQHEAASFLRGIADKWTQLNHVKVWNHAVLGSPEAVKRMISGGGMVGVFSKSGIEAEVAAGILSYAPLPGLHPGDGAFVLAWRKDYTLSPLQKAFAGMAGGVGIQEEN, encoded by the coding sequence ATGAATCTTGTGAAATTACAAATTGTAGTCCTGATTGAAAAATATAAAAAGGTAACGGACGTAGCCGCTGAAATGGGACTTAAGCAGCCGACCGTTTCCTTCCATATGAAGAGTCTCGAGAGTGAGCTTGGTGCTTCACTTTTCCAGTTCCGGAGCGGCCGGGTGCTGCTGACGGATGCCGGACGGGCGCTGTATCAATATGCAGTGCGGATTGTATCCCTTACAGCAGAAGCAGAGCGGACTGTTAAGCAGTTCACGTCACTGGCCTCAGGGAACCTGGAGCTTACAGCAAGTGATATCCCCGGTAATTATCTTGTGCCTAAACTGCTGTCCCAATTCACCGGTCTGCATGACGGTATTGATGTGTTTCTGTCCATCCTGCCGGATGATGCTGTCAGGGAGCGTCTGCGGAGCCGGGAAATCCAGCTGGCTGTGCTGCACAGCGCGGACGGACAAGATGATTCCTTCCATACTCAAGTGATTGCCAGAGATGAAACGGTGCTGGTCTTTGCGCCTGGACATCCCTTTGCCGGAGCAGAGGAAATTACCGTGGAAGCGGCAGCACGAGAACCCTGGGTACAGCATGAAGCCGCCTCGTTCCTCCGCGGAATAGCCGACAAGTGGACGCAGCTGAATCATGTAAAAGTGTGGAACCATGCCGTACTCGGCTCACCGGAGGCGGTCAAACGTATGATTAGCGGAGGAGGGATGGTCGGAGTATTCTCCAAATCGGGGATTGAGGCTGAGGTGGCAGCCGGAATTCTAAGCTATGCCCCGCTACCGGGACTTCATCCCGGCGATGGCGCATTTGT